The Algoriphagus sp. TR-M9 genome has a window encoding:
- a CDS encoding PKD domain-containing protein, which produces MLKNRLLNIFSIYALLMGFLPSVCLFAQVIDPDTWEICEGDPVTVEPGFGQAGSDAQYTWYHDASGTSVISDGTFNGIEYQLGSNGELTILGLKYESTANTYIQASTYNYYVELSGPNMPPSPMKHIKVRVFHVPRLQTTKPPTVCDPDGSVDLSLSIEEFDPEVYDYQLVSPSGNTVSIDDIYDQQENGSYSIRSSFKEFECWSAWKPLDVTIALSTLEPAFDYETNLGMGNVLQNGTAQVLQPVDFFDVTPWEVSSWHWDFGDGHEATIQNPTHSFGAKGIYSVVLTAEDAIGCLHTFERLVEVRDDYLVIFPNAFSPSGKKNKHFKPEFKGVVDMDFYVFNTWGELLFFTQNLDSEGWDGTWKGKLAPEGNYVYKGFFRTSSGVEIIQDGVFSLIR; this is translated from the coding sequence ATGCTTAAAAACAGGCTGTTAAATATTTTTAGCATTTATGCGCTATTAATGGGTTTTTTACCTAGCGTTTGCTTGTTTGCTCAGGTGATTGATCCTGACACTTGGGAAATCTGCGAAGGTGATCCTGTCACCGTGGAACCTGGATTTGGCCAAGCCGGAAGCGATGCACAATATACCTGGTACCATGATGCCAGCGGTACTTCCGTAATTTCGGATGGAACATTCAATGGAATTGAATATCAGCTGGGCAGCAATGGAGAATTGACTATTCTTGGGTTGAAATATGAGTCCACTGCCAATACCTACATCCAAGCCTCTACCTATAACTACTATGTAGAGCTATCCGGACCTAATATGCCTCCCTCTCCTATGAAGCATATCAAAGTTCGTGTTTTTCATGTGCCAAGGCTACAGACTACTAAGCCTCCCACGGTATGCGATCCGGATGGATCGGTAGATTTGAGCTTATCTATCGAAGAGTTTGACCCTGAAGTTTATGATTATCAACTAGTCAGTCCGTCTGGGAATACTGTTTCGATTGATGATATTTATGACCAACAGGAAAATGGTTCTTACTCAATTCGAAGTAGCTTTAAAGAGTTCGAATGCTGGTCGGCTTGGAAGCCCCTAGATGTGACCATAGCACTTTCAACTTTAGAGCCTGCTTTTGACTACGAGACTAATCTGGGTATGGGCAATGTGCTGCAAAATGGAACGGCGCAGGTGTTACAGCCTGTAGACTTTTTTGATGTTACGCCTTGGGAAGTCAGCTCTTGGCATTGGGATTTTGGTGATGGTCATGAAGCTACTATTCAAAACCCAACACATTCTTTTGGGGCTAAGGGAATTTATTCTGTGGTATTGACTGCAGAGGATGCTATTGGTTGCTTGCATACTTTTGAGCGATTGGTTGAAGTCAGAGATGATTACCTCGTGATATTCCCTAATGCTTTTTCACCCTCCGGAAAGAAGAATAAGCATTTCAAACCTGAATTTAAAGGGGTAGTGGATATGGATTTTTATGTGTTTAATACCTGGGGTGAGCTACTATTTTTTACCCAAAATCTCGATTCTGAAGGCTGGGATGGTACCTGGAAAGGAAAATTAGCTCCCGAAGGTAATTATGTGTACAAAGGGTTTTTCCGCACTAGCTCAGGAGTGGAAATCATCCAAGATGGGGTTTTCAGCCTTATAAGGTGA
- a CDS encoding PorP/SprF family type IX secretion system membrane protein, whose protein sequence is MNRIVICVFLAIGAICCIFPDAKAQDTQYSQFYAAPLYLNPALTGASELTRIGVNYRNQWPGLDHSFNSYSAYIDHYIFDYNSGVGLIFNGSQESMANLSTNEIGLSYAYRLKLGEDMFFRIGGMVSYMQRDAFFSDLVFGSQIDIINGTVGGITDELDGIPIDSRYSFVDYSFGGMFYSDKIWLGASAHHITEPNTSFVDDQISKLPMKLSAQGGIRFDLAGGRRDYFTHAYAERSISFAFNYKQQDPFNQLDVGTQLFLEPLVLGLWYRGLPTKNDLPNNEAIIGLVGVSLESGLDIGYSYDVTISKLGQKNSGGAHEISLTYRFLWGDPKSRNARARTIPCFRY, encoded by the coding sequence ATGAATAGAATAGTCATTTGTGTATTCTTAGCTATTGGGGCTATTTGTTGCATTTTTCCAGATGCCAAAGCTCAGGATACCCAGTATTCTCAATTCTATGCAGCGCCACTTTACCTGAATCCGGCTTTGACTGGGGCCAGCGAACTCACCCGTATCGGGGTGAATTACCGTAACCAGTGGCCAGGGTTAGATCATAGTTTTAATTCTTATTCAGCATACATCGACCACTATATTTTTGATTACAATAGTGGGGTAGGTCTGATTTTCAATGGCAGTCAGGAAAGTATGGCCAATCTTTCCACCAATGAAATTGGTTTGTCCTACGCCTATAGGCTAAAGCTCGGTGAAGATATGTTTTTCAGAATCGGAGGGATGGTCAGCTATATGCAGCGGGATGCTTTTTTCTCCGACTTGGTCTTTGGGTCTCAGATTGATATCATCAATGGCACAGTAGGTGGGATTACCGATGAACTCGATGGCATTCCAATAGATAGCCGCTATAGCTTTGTGGATTATAGCTTTGGGGGGATGTTTTATTCTGATAAGATTTGGCTTGGCGCCTCGGCCCATCATATCACTGAGCCAAACACCTCTTTTGTGGATGACCAGATTTCAAAACTCCCCATGAAACTATCTGCGCAAGGAGGAATTCGCTTTGACTTAGCAGGAGGGCGAAGGGATTATTTTACTCATGCCTATGCAGAGCGATCCATTTCTTTTGCTTTCAATTACAAACAGCAAGACCCATTCAATCAACTTGATGTAGGCACACAGTTATTCTTGGAACCACTGGTTTTGGGGCTTTGGTATAGGGGTTTGCCGACTAAAAACGATTTACCAAATAATGAGGCCATCATCGGACTGGTGGGAGTTTCATTGGAAAGCGGATTGGATATAGGTTATTCTTATGATGTAACTATTTCAAAATTGGGTCAGAAGAATAGTGGAGGAGCTCATGAAATATCCTTGACTTATAGATTTTTATGGGGAGATCCAAAAAGCAGGAATGCGAGAGCCAGGACTATACCATGCTTTAGATACTAG
- the lysA gene encoding diaminopimelate decarboxylase has product MSAVQNPQELQGVSLQSIAEAHGNPVYVYDGEKIMSQIKSLQSAFSKVPLRIKYATKALSNINVLKLVKKAGEGVDAVSVEEIKLCMEAGFTSNEIMYTPSGVHFSEIEEAVAMGVMVNLDSISLMEDFGAAFGDSVPACIRINPHIMAGGNAKISVGHSQSKFGVSIEQLQEILEVVKKYKLKIVGLHIHTGSDILDAEIFLRGGNVLFEAAMNFPDLKFLDCGGGFKVAYKAGDPATDVEEVGAKVSEAFNTFCERYGRKLELWLEPGKFLVSEAGYLVVEANVVKKTPEITFVGVNTGLNHLIRPMMYDAYHDVYNLSNPSGEVKNYHVVGYICETDTFAKDRQIAEVRKGDLLVFRNAGAYGFSMASNYNSRVRPAEVLVWEGKAHLIRRREEFAALLKDQVILDI; this is encoded by the coding sequence ATGTCAGCAGTTCAAAATCCACAAGAATTACAAGGCGTCAGCTTGCAGTCCATTGCCGAAGCGCATGGTAATCCAGTATATGTTTATGATGGGGAGAAAATCATGAGCCAGATCAAATCCCTTCAATCTGCATTTTCTAAAGTCCCTTTGAGAATAAAATATGCTACCAAAGCACTTTCTAATATCAATGTGCTTAAGCTGGTGAAAAAGGCTGGAGAAGGGGTAGACGCGGTATCTGTGGAAGAAATCAAGCTATGTATGGAAGCAGGCTTCACCTCAAATGAAATCATGTACACGCCTAGCGGGGTACATTTCAGTGAGATCGAGGAGGCGGTAGCTATGGGAGTAATGGTCAACCTGGACAGTATATCCTTGATGGAGGATTTTGGGGCAGCATTCGGAGATTCCGTGCCTGCCTGTATCCGCATCAATCCGCATATCATGGCGGGAGGAAATGCAAAAATTTCTGTTGGCCATAGCCAAAGTAAATTTGGTGTTTCTATAGAACAGCTTCAGGAGATTTTAGAAGTGGTGAAAAAATATAAGCTGAAAATCGTGGGGCTCCATATCCATACGGGTTCTGATATTTTGGATGCTGAGATTTTCCTCAGAGGAGGCAATGTCTTGTTTGAAGCAGCGATGAACTTTCCGGATCTTAAGTTCTTGGATTGTGGAGGGGGATTTAAAGTGGCGTACAAGGCAGGTGACCCGGCTACTGATGTGGAAGAAGTTGGAGCCAAAGTTTCTGAGGCCTTTAATACGTTCTGCGAGCGGTATGGCAGGAAGTTGGAACTGTGGCTGGAGCCTGGCAAGTTTCTGGTAAGTGAAGCTGGCTACCTGGTGGTGGAGGCAAATGTGGTTAAAAAGACCCCAGAGATCACCTTTGTAGGGGTGAATACCGGTCTTAACCACCTGATCAGACCTATGATGTATGATGCCTATCACGATGTGTACAATCTAAGCAACCCATCGGGCGAGGTGAAAAACTATCATGTGGTAGGTTACATCTGTGAGACGGATACCTTTGCCAAGGACCGGCAGATAGCGGAGGTCAGAAAAGGCGATTTGCTCGTGTTTAGAAATGCCGGGGCTTATGGCTTTAGCATGGCTTCTAATTACAATTCCAGAGTTCGCCCTGCTGAAGTGCTAGTGTGGGAAGGTAAAGCACATTTAATCCGTAGAAGAGAAGAATTTGCAGCTTTGCTGAAAGATCAGGTGATCTTGGATATTTAA
- a CDS encoding sensor histidine kinase, with protein sequence MSKSNITLIIVLMSLASLGLIAFQFYWVNNAIRINQERFDQNVYQALSSTVAQLEQSETSDAVFTYLARDSALQKSLFEKIEPIQLQIHSRAVRRNRPSMVDTMFQEQAPTVSPTFRRMLESRGVEIGALKELEAFFAYMTPELASNLFTPDEMEILLQEKERQLQYLDRLEKMPKKPTQATTQYYTEMIPEVNISQDFMEKIQKANLKIDYFNRMWEEMAEGQRAILDRLDTAQVKKMVKGELLDRNISEDFELGLLNDDGRILPIGQVKEQFTLIQKGTQAKLFPNDILGKNNYLYIYFPEKRTHVIKEVWLPISSSILFIVVIIFCFIYAIRVIYRQKALSDTKNDFINNMTHEFKTPLATVSLAVEALQDPELSAEDKFRTRYLGIIKDENKRLVSQVENVLQAAALDKKDFKLKIENLNLSEILESTVDHFGLQVEKKGGQITFTNNLKDPLLEGDLFHLTHIFNNLLDNANKYSQNNPFITVEAHDTSDQVYIQIKDEGIGMSKDAQRKIFDKFYRVPTGNVHDVKGFGLGLSYVKTMLEAHKGGIQVSSEPGKGSTFTINLPKKQ encoded by the coding sequence ATGTCGAAAAGTAATATCACACTGATCATAGTTCTGATGTCCCTGGCTAGTTTGGGATTGATCGCTTTTCAATTCTATTGGGTGAACAATGCCATCCGGATCAATCAAGAGCGATTTGACCAAAATGTCTATCAGGCACTATCCAGCACGGTAGCCCAGCTGGAGCAGAGTGAGACTTCCGACGCTGTCTTTACCTATCTGGCTAGGGATTCGGCCTTGCAGAAATCCCTATTTGAAAAGATCGAACCCATTCAATTGCAGATACACTCCCGGGCTGTCCGACGTAACAGGCCGTCTATGGTAGACACCATGTTTCAGGAGCAAGCCCCTACGGTAAGCCCCACTTTCAGAAGAATGCTGGAGTCCAGAGGCGTAGAAATAGGCGCGTTAAAGGAATTAGAAGCATTTTTCGCCTATATGACTCCGGAGCTGGCTTCAAATTTATTTACACCTGATGAAATGGAAATTCTCCTTCAGGAGAAAGAAAGGCAGCTTCAGTACCTGGACAGATTGGAAAAAATGCCTAAAAAACCTACGCAGGCTACCACCCAGTACTACACAGAAATGATCCCTGAAGTCAATATTTCCCAGGATTTCATGGAAAAAATCCAAAAAGCCAATCTCAAAATTGACTATTTCAATAGAATGTGGGAAGAGATGGCAGAAGGGCAGCGGGCAATTTTGGACAGACTGGATACTGCACAGGTAAAAAAAATGGTGAAAGGGGAGTTACTTGACCGCAATATTTCCGAGGACTTTGAACTGGGCCTGCTCAATGATGATGGGCGAATCCTTCCCATAGGACAGGTTAAAGAACAGTTTACCTTAATCCAAAAAGGAACCCAGGCAAAGCTTTTTCCTAATGATATATTAGGAAAAAACAATTACCTCTACATCTACTTTCCTGAGAAAAGGACCCATGTCATCAAGGAAGTCTGGCTACCGATTTCCAGCAGTATTTTATTTATTGTAGTGATTATCTTTTGCTTCATCTATGCCATACGGGTGATCTATAGACAAAAAGCACTTTCTGATACCAAGAATGACTTCATCAATAATATGACCCATGAGTTCAAGACTCCCCTGGCTACCGTGAGTCTTGCGGTGGAGGCACTGCAGGACCCTGAATTATCGGCTGAGGATAAATTTCGCACGCGCTATTTGGGCATTATTAAGGATGAAAATAAACGCTTGGTTTCCCAGGTAGAAAACGTTCTGCAAGCGGCTGCGTTGGATAAAAAGGATTTTAAACTGAAAATCGAAAATCTCAACCTCTCCGAGATTTTGGAAAGCACTGTGGATCACTTCGGGCTACAGGTAGAAAAAAAAGGTGGACAGATCACCTTTACCAACAATCTTAAAGATCCGCTGCTCGAAGGAGATTTATTTCACCTGACGCATATTTTCAATAACCTCTTGGACAACGCCAATAAATATTCGCAGAACAACCCTTTTATCACCGTGGAAGCGCATGATACCTCCGACCAAGTCTACATACAGATCAAGGATGAAGGAATAGGAATGAGCAAAGATGCCCAGCGGAAAATCTTTGATAAATTCTACCGGGTGCCCACGGGCAATGTCCACGACGTGAAAGGTTTTGGTCTGGGACTCTCCTATGTCAAAACTATGCTAGAGGCCCATAAGGGCGGAATCCAAGTATCAAGCGAGCCGGGTAAAGGCAGCACATTCACCATTAACTTACCAAAAAAACAATGA
- a CDS encoding response regulator transcription factor: protein MSKAKLLVVEDDPNLGDILQEYLEMKGFEPTLCRDGEEGWNKFKKGKFDLCLLDIMMPKKDGFTLAKEIKKVEESLPILFLTAKNQKDDVIEGLKIGADDYLTKPFSMEELLLRVNAILRRTHKNEEVSALKVYTFGGFTLHYDEQFLDGPKGRHKLTSKENELIRLLASEINNLVNRSHALKQIWGDDSYFNARSMDVYLSKIRKLLKDDPKVQIITVHGEGFKLIVSEG, encoded by the coding sequence ATGAGTAAAGCAAAACTATTAGTGGTCGAAGACGATCCGAATTTGGGAGATATCCTACAGGAATATTTGGAAATGAAAGGCTTTGAACCCACGCTCTGCAGAGATGGGGAAGAAGGATGGAATAAGTTCAAGAAAGGCAAATTTGACCTGTGCCTTCTGGACATTATGATGCCGAAAAAAGACGGCTTTACCTTGGCCAAGGAGATCAAAAAAGTAGAAGAAAGCCTTCCCATCCTTTTTCTGACTGCCAAAAATCAAAAAGACGATGTAATCGAAGGCCTGAAAATCGGTGCAGACGATTACCTCACCAAGCCGTTCAGTATGGAAGAGCTGCTGCTACGCGTCAATGCTATCCTGAGAAGGACGCATAAAAACGAGGAGGTATCTGCGCTGAAGGTCTATACGTTCGGTGGCTTCACCTTGCACTACGACGAGCAGTTTCTCGATGGGCCCAAAGGGCGCCATAAGCTGACCTCCAAAGAAAATGAACTGATTCGCCTGCTAGCCTCTGAGATCAATAATTTGGTCAATAGAAGCCATGCCCTGAAGCAAATCTGGGGGGACGATAGCTACTTCAACGCAAGAAGCATGGATGTCTACCTCAGCAAAATCCGTAAACTACTCAAAGACGACCCAAAGGTGCAGATCATAACCGTACACGGAGAAGGATTCAAGCTGATCGTCAGTGAAGGATGA
- a CDS encoding dipeptide epimerase, whose amino-acid sequence MNLSYQVEDLPLKHTFTIAHQSRDVQDTLIVKLQDDARIGLGESTTNPFYGMTISNMTECLESVRPIVEKSGWETPAELWDLGKEIFKENPFAQCALDMAAWDLYAKKCGVKLYELLKLDPAAIPTTNFTIGIDTVEKMVSKMKEVHWPIYKIKLGTSDDLAIIRELRKHTDAVFRIDANCAWTAEQAITYSEELSQLGVEFMEQPLAKDDLEGMKEVYKHSKLPVIADESCIVEADVKKCKGLFHGINVKLVKAGGITPGLRMLREAKSYGMKTMVGCMTESSVGITAIAHIAPLLDYVDMDGAMLLAKDPAKGVVITPEKVVFPEGNGIGAEMVF is encoded by the coding sequence ATGAATTTATCCTACCAAGTCGAAGACCTCCCGCTGAAGCATACTTTTACCATCGCGCATCAGAGTCGGGATGTGCAAGATACGCTCATCGTAAAACTGCAAGACGATGCACGCATTGGTTTGGGAGAATCCACCACCAATCCTTTTTACGGAATGACGATTTCTAATATGACTGAATGTTTGGAGAGTGTCAGGCCTATAGTAGAAAAAAGTGGTTGGGAAACACCAGCCGAACTTTGGGATTTGGGAAAGGAGATTTTTAAGGAAAACCCCTTTGCGCAGTGCGCTCTGGATATGGCAGCATGGGATTTATACGCCAAAAAGTGCGGAGTCAAACTATATGAGCTTTTGAAGCTGGATCCGGCTGCTATTCCTACTACTAATTTCACCATTGGCATAGACACTGTGGAGAAAATGGTTTCTAAAATGAAGGAAGTTCACTGGCCTATTTACAAAATAAAGCTGGGTACCAGTGACGACCTGGCGATTATCCGGGAGCTGAGAAAGCATACAGATGCTGTTTTTCGTATAGATGCCAATTGCGCCTGGACGGCCGAGCAGGCCATAACTTACTCGGAAGAGTTGAGCCAGCTCGGAGTGGAGTTTATGGAACAGCCTTTGGCAAAGGATGACCTGGAAGGCATGAAAGAGGTTTATAAGCATTCAAAGCTGCCAGTGATTGCTGATGAAAGCTGTATAGTGGAAGCTGATGTGAAAAAGTGCAAGGGTTTGTTTCATGGAATCAATGTAAAGCTGGTCAAAGCCGGAGGAATCACCCCCGGACTCAGAATGCTCCGGGAAGCCAAATCCTATGGGATGAAAACCATGGTAGGGTGTATGACGGAATCCTCCGTGGGCATCACGGCCATTGCGCATATTGCACCATTGCTGGACTATGTGGATATGGATGGAGCGATGTTGCTTGCCAAAGATCCTGCAAAGGGCGTGGTGATTACCCCCGAAAAAGTAGTTTTCCCTGAGGGAAATGGAATAGGAGCAGAAATGGTTTTTTAG
- a CDS encoding M14 family zinc carboxypeptidase, with amino-acid sequence MKVQYPIFSSLFLLFLTILFSCKTANTPLHEATPTASLEAAYAQFKEPSITHRRFKHADLQPLIEKHAGAFQITKLGQSVEARSISSLDWGSGDTKVMLWSQMHGNESTATMALFDLFNFLEASGDEYDELRSLLHRSLDLKFIPMINPDGAEEFKRRNAIDIDLNRDAISLISPEAILLKNARDDFEPEFGFNLHDQQTYYNASGTPNQATISVLAPAYNYATDVNEVRTRAMQTIVGMNKVLQEVVPGHVGKYNDTFEPRAFGDNITKWGTSTILIESGGYPNDPDKQFIRQLNFMIILNALEQIATQSYTQYAISEYFAIPDNDLQLVDLLIHEVQVPVNGKFFPVDLGIRRRENSAGESYSVSASVDDLGDLQVYFGLEEFDASGFKYAEGKVYETGFDSVDSIGEARAIELLREGYLAVNVKNGAKGDLHYLPILVLNSTESFSSGWKTGESTNFFLEKDGVRKYAVVNGYLIDLENPKDQEFKQRVY; translated from the coding sequence ATGAAAGTTCAATACCCCATATTTTCTAGCCTGTTTTTGCTGTTTTTGACAATTCTATTCAGCTGCAAAACAGCAAACACTCCCCTGCATGAGGCCACTCCTACGGCTAGTTTGGAAGCTGCTTACGCTCAATTCAAAGAACCCTCTATCACACATCGCAGATTCAAACATGCGGATCTACAACCTTTAATTGAGAAACATGCCGGAGCTTTTCAAATCACTAAACTGGGACAATCTGTAGAAGCAAGGAGCATTTCCAGTTTGGACTGGGGAAGTGGAGACACCAAAGTGATGCTTTGGTCCCAGATGCATGGCAATGAAAGCACAGCTACCATGGCACTTTTTGATTTGTTCAATTTTCTGGAGGCTAGCGGAGATGAATACGATGAGCTGAGAAGTTTACTCCATAGATCCCTTGATCTGAAGTTTATCCCTATGATCAATCCAGATGGAGCAGAGGAGTTTAAGCGAAGAAATGCCATCGATATAGATTTGAACCGGGATGCTATTTCCCTGATTTCTCCGGAAGCCATCCTTCTGAAAAACGCAAGAGATGATTTTGAACCGGAATTTGGATTTAACCTACACGATCAGCAAACGTACTACAACGCCTCAGGAACTCCCAACCAGGCAACTATCTCTGTACTGGCACCTGCATACAATTATGCTACCGACGTAAACGAGGTGCGTACCCGGGCCATGCAGACCATAGTGGGGATGAACAAGGTATTGCAAGAAGTGGTACCTGGACATGTGGGCAAATACAACGATACCTTTGAACCCAGGGCTTTTGGTGACAACATCACCAAATGGGGCACCAGTACGATTTTGATCGAGTCGGGTGGCTATCCCAATGATCCTGATAAGCAATTTATCCGTCAACTGAACTTCATGATCATTCTAAATGCCCTGGAGCAAATCGCCACCCAAAGTTATACGCAATACGCTATCTCCGAATACTTCGCAATCCCAGACAATGACTTGCAACTCGTAGACCTCTTGATTCATGAGGTGCAGGTGCCAGTAAACGGCAAATTCTTCCCAGTAGACCTAGGGATCAGAAGAAGAGAAAACAGCGCTGGCGAAAGCTATTCCGTTTCGGCCTCGGTAGATGACCTGGGAGATTTACAGGTGTACTTTGGATTGGAGGAATTTGATGCTTCTGGATTTAAATATGCGGAGGGAAAGGTCTATGAAACAGGCTTTGACTCGGTAGATTCCATAGGTGAAGCGAGGGCTATAGAGCTTTTGAGAGAAGGTTATTTGGCAGTCAATGTAAAAAATGGAGCCAAAGGTGATTTACATTATCTTCCGATTTTGGTGCTGAATAGTACCGAATCATTCTCCTCAGGTTGGAAAACGGGAGAAAGCACAAACTTCTTTCTGGAGAAGGATGGAGTTCGGAAATACGCCGTGGTGAATGGTTATTTGATAGATCTGGAAAACCCAAAAGATCAGGAGTTTAAGCAGCGTGTTTATTGA
- a CDS encoding helix-turn-helix domain-containing protein, giving the protein MMKTQKLKMILEKTDTGFSAFSESYAIFTTGATIPELLHNALEAVNFYFEEENIVFKAEDLKFEIDFQQFFQYYKVLNSKFLAEKIGMNPTLLSQYVQGQKKPSDKQTQKILSGIHQIGKELSEINLIHG; this is encoded by the coding sequence ATGATGAAGACACAAAAACTTAAAATGATTTTGGAAAAGACTGACACTGGTTTTTCAGCTTTTTCAGAGTCTTATGCAATTTTCACAACTGGAGCTACTATTCCGGAATTACTTCACAATGCATTGGAAGCAGTCAATTTCTATTTTGAGGAAGAAAACATAGTTTTTAAGGCCGAGGATTTGAAATTTGAAATTGATTTCCAACAATTCTTCCAATACTATAAAGTGTTGAATTCTAAATTTTTAGCTGAAAAAATAGGCATGAATCCGACACTTCTTTCTCAATATGTACAAGGGCAAAAAAAACCTTCTGATAAACAAACTCAGAAAATTCTATCTGGGATTCATCAGATTGGGAAGGAACTTTCAGAAATAAATTTAATACATGGTTAA
- a CDS encoding SIMPL domain-containing protein yields MNKNLSAILFAVAIVIASIVLGNAIINRNRPQGTINVTGLGESNFTSDLVVWEGNFSRESFDLKSAYADLEKDKKLVTEYLISKGIPAEKLIFNAVNTNPKYQQNYSNDGRYLGQTFDGYTLNQSLKIESNEVEKVEKISREITELLTEGIAFYSQQPRYYYTGLESLKLEMIAKATEDARIRAERIAENSKGRLGDLISANMGIFQITGQNSGEDYSWGGTFNTADKNKTASITMKLIFEVD; encoded by the coding sequence ATGAACAAGAACCTTTCCGCCATTCTTTTCGCAGTAGCGATCGTAATTGCATCTATCGTACTAGGAAACGCGATTATCAACCGAAACCGACCACAGGGCACGATCAACGTCACAGGCTTGGGAGAGAGCAATTTCACCTCCGATCTCGTGGTTTGGGAAGGCAATTTTAGCAGGGAAAGTTTCGACCTGAAATCCGCCTATGCAGATCTGGAAAAAGACAAAAAACTCGTCACTGAATACCTGATTTCAAAAGGAATACCGGCAGAGAAACTGATCTTTAATGCAGTAAATACCAATCCAAAATACCAGCAAAACTACTCCAATGACGGGAGGTATTTAGGTCAGACCTTCGATGGATACACACTCAATCAATCCCTAAAAATCGAATCCAATGAGGTGGAAAAAGTGGAGAAAATTTCAAGGGAGATCACCGAGCTGCTCACAGAGGGTATTGCCTTCTATTCCCAGCAGCCCCGCTATTACTACACCGGGCTGGAATCCTTGAAGCTGGAGATGATCGCCAAAGCTACCGAAGACGCACGCATTCGCGCTGAGCGAATCGCAGAAAACTCCAAGGGCCGTCTAGGCGATCTGATCTCAGCAAATATGGGTATCTTCCAGATCACCGGACAAAACTCCGGTGAGGACTATTCCTGGGGAGGTACTTTTAACACCGCCGACAAAAACAAAACAGCCTCCATTACCATGAAGCTCATCTTTGAAGTAGATTAA
- the rlmF gene encoding 23S rRNA (adenine(1618)-N(6))-methyltransferase RlmF, protein MKQNTTEKTSLHPRNAHRERYDFPRLIETQPQLQKFVAENKYGDLSIDFANPKAVKELNRALLKYFYQISDWDIPAGYLCPPIPGRADYLHHLADLLAESNAGKLPPGEKINVLDLGTGANCIYPILGSTVYKWNFVGSEIDVKALGAAGQNLTSNPQLQDKIMLRRQENPKEILSGMIKPDDVFDLVMCNPPFHESKEAAMAGSTRKVKNLKGKSTKNVTLNFGGQSNELWCKGGELTFIRKMILESKIFKFNCYWFTSLVSKEEHLKDLIIALKKANVSDRKIIQMTHGNKKTRFIAWTFLNPEQQENWRKRRWDF, encoded by the coding sequence GTGAAACAAAACACCACAGAAAAAACCTCTCTTCACCCTAGAAATGCACATAGGGAGAGGTACGATTTCCCCAGGTTAATCGAGACACAGCCGCAACTTCAGAAGTTTGTAGCTGAAAACAAATACGGAGATCTAAGTATAGATTTTGCCAATCCAAAAGCAGTAAAGGAGCTCAATCGGGCATTGCTGAAGTATTTTTATCAGATTTCAGATTGGGATATACCGGCTGGTTATCTCTGTCCGCCCATTCCGGGTAGGGCAGATTACCTGCATCACCTCGCAGACTTGCTTGCAGAAAGCAACGCTGGCAAGCTTCCCCCTGGTGAAAAAATAAATGTGCTGGATCTAGGTACAGGAGCAAACTGTATCTACCCTATACTGGGCAGTACAGTGTATAAGTGGAATTTTGTAGGCTCTGAAATCGATGTAAAAGCCTTGGGCGCAGCTGGTCAAAACTTGACTTCTAATCCTCAACTGCAAGACAAGATTATGCTTAGGCGGCAGGAAAATCCCAAGGAAATCCTGAGCGGAATGATTAAGCCAGACGATGTATTTGACTTGGTGATGTGCAATCCTCCCTTTCATGAATCCAAAGAAGCTGCAATGGCCGGGAGTACCCGAAAAGTCAAAAACCTTAAAGGCAAATCCACCAAAAACGTCACCTTGAATTTTGGAGGACAGAGCAATGAACTGTGGTGCAAAGGAGGGGAACTCACTTTTATCAGAAAAATGATCTTGGAGAGCAAAATTTTCAAGTTCAATTGCTACTGGTTTACCTCTTTGGTTTCCAAAGAAGAGCATTTGAAAGACCTGATCATAGCCTTAAAAAAAGCCAATGTCTCGGATCGAAAAATCATTCAGATGACTCATGGAAACAAGAAAACCAGATTTATCGCCTGGACCTTTCTGAATCCAGAGCAACAGGAAAACTGGAGGAAAAGACGATGGGATTTCTGA